Proteins encoded by one window of Erwinia pyrifoliae DSM 12163:
- the arnC gene encoding undecaprenyl-phosphate 4-deoxy-4-formamido-L-arabinose transferase: MTERAIEKVSVVIPVYNEQQSLPELMRRTDAACAQLALDYEILLVDDGSSDDSAALLTAAAEAPGSPVVAVLLNRNYGQHSAIMAGFSHASGDLVITLDADLQNPPEEIPRLVATAQQGYDVVGTVRQNRQDSRFRKFASRIINHLIQRTTGKAMGDYGCMLRAYRRHIIDAMLNCHERSTFIPILANTFARRTTEIPVLHAEREFGDSKYSLMRLINLMYDLMTSLTTSPLRLLSVFGSIIALSGFAFSLLLIALRLFLGAQWAGDGVFVLFAVLFIFVGAQFIAMGLLGEYIGRIYNDARARPRYFIQRVVSRNADSIKEQKS; the protein is encoded by the coding sequence AGAGCCTGCCCGAACTGATGCGGCGCACCGATGCCGCCTGTGCGCAGCTGGCGCTGGACTATGAAATCCTGCTGGTGGATGACGGCAGCAGCGACGATTCTGCCGCGCTGCTCACGGCGGCGGCCGAAGCGCCTGGCAGCCCTGTCGTGGCGGTGCTGCTCAACCGCAACTACGGTCAGCACTCGGCGATCATGGCCGGCTTCAGCCATGCCAGCGGCGATCTGGTGATTACCCTTGATGCCGATTTACAGAACCCCCCGGAGGAGATCCCGCGCCTGGTGGCGACTGCGCAACAGGGCTATGACGTGGTGGGAACCGTGCGGCAGAACCGCCAGGACAGCAGGTTCCGCAAATTTGCCTCACGGATAATCAACCATCTGATCCAGCGCACCACCGGCAAAGCGATGGGGGACTATGGCTGCATGCTGCGCGCCTACCGCCGCCATATTATCGATGCGATGCTGAACTGCCATGAACGCAGCACCTTTATTCCGATTCTGGCAAACACCTTTGCCCGCCGCACCACGGAAATACCGGTTCTGCATGCTGAACGTGAATTTGGTGATTCCAAATACAGCCTGATGCGCCTGATCAACCTGATGTACGACCTGATGACCAGCCTGACTACCTCGCCGCTACGGCTGCTCAGCGTATTCGGCAGCATCATTGCGTTATCGGGTTTCGCTTTTTCTTTGTTATTGATTGCGCTGCGCCTGTTCCTGGGCGCGCAGTGGGCGGGTGATGGCGTATTTGTGCTGTTTGCCGTGCTGTTTATTTTTGTCGGCGCACAGTTCATCGCCATGGGGCTGCTTGGTGAGTATATCGGGCGCATCTACAACGATGCGCGCGCCCGTCCGCGATATTTTATTCAGCGCGTTGTGAGCCGCAATGCCGACTCCATAAAGGAGCAGAAATCATGA